The following nucleotide sequence is from Streptomyces pactum.
CGACCATCCCGACGTCGGCTTCGCGGCGCGGAAGTTCGCCCACTCCGACAGGTTCGTCTTGCCCAGGATCACCGCTCCGGCGTTCCGCAGCCGGGTCACCAGCTCGGCGTCGGTGTCCGGCGGGCTCCCCGCCAGCGCCAGCGAGCCGGCCGTGGTCGGCAGGTCCCGGGTGTTCACGTTGTCCTTGAGCAGCACCGGGATCCCGTCGAGCGGCCCGCGGGCGGTGCCGCGCCGGTGCCGGGCGTCGCTGGCCGCCGCTTGGCGCAGCGCCGTCGGATCGGTGCGCAGCACCGCGTTGATCCTCGGATCGACGGTGCGGATGCGCCACAGGTAGGCCCGGGTCAGCGCCGAGGAGGTCAGCGACCCCTCGGCCATCCGTGCCTGCAGCTGGGGGATCGTCACCGTGTCGAGATTCACGCCCGGTTCCGGCGGCCGGCCGGGGGCCGCCCCGGCGGCCTCGGCCCCCGGCCCGGGTGCGCCCGGCAGCAGTGAGCCCGCGACGAGGGCGGTGAGCAGTAGGGCCACACTCCTCTTCTTCATGACGGTCAGCGCACTACACGCCGGGCCCCGGCGCAAGGGTGCGGGAAGCACCCGCGGCGCCGCTCCGGCCCGCTCCGCCCCGGTGGAGTGCCGCCCCTCGCCCGGCCGCCCGCGCGCGGATCCGCCCCGTTCCGGCGGGGCCGTGGCCGGGCCGGGCCCGATCTGCTCCGGCGGGACCGGGACCGGGACCGGGCCGATCCGTCGTACGCTGCCCTCGGTCCACGACGCGGGGGGCGTATGAGATCGGGCGATGTCGTCAACGGCCGCTACCGGCTCCTGGAACGGCTGGGCACGGGCGCGTTCGGGACGGTCTGGCGGGCGTACGACCCGTGGGTCCAGCGTGCCGTGGCGGTGAAGATCTGCGTACCGCGCTTCGCGGGCGAGGAGCTGCGGCTGGCCCGTGAGGCCAGGCTCAACGGCGGCCTGCACCACCCCCGCATCGCCACCGTGCACGACTTCGGCGCGACGGACCTCGGCGGGGAGCGGGCGTTCTTCCTCGTCATGGAGCTGGTGGAGGGGGAGACCCTGTCGGCGGTGCTGCGGCGCGGACTCCCGCCGCTGCCGGACGCCCTGGAGTGGGCGGCGCAGATCTGCGCGGCGCTGGCCGCCGCCCATGACGCGGGGGTGGTGCACCGCGACATCAAACCCGCGAACGTGATGATCACCCGGTCCGGGGCGGTAAAGGTGCTGGACTTCGGCATCGCCCGGCAGCAGGGCGCGGTGACCGAACTCACCGGCCGCGGCAGCCTCATCGGGTCCATGCCGTACATGGCGCCGGAGCGCTGGACGAACGAGGGGGTGGACGGCCGCTCCGACCTCTACGCCCTGGGCTGCGTGCTGATGGAGCTGTGCACCGGACGGCTGCCGTTCCTGGGACAGGAGTGGCAGGAACTGTGCGTCCAGCACACCGTGGCCGACCCGCCCCGGCCCAGCGACCTCCGGCCGGGGCTGCCGCCGGCGCTGGACGAGCTGACGCGGCGCCTGCTGGCGAAGGACCCGGCGGACCGGCCGGCCGACGCCCGGGAGACCGAACGCCTGCTGCGCGCCGTACCGGCCGGGCCACCGGGGAACGGGCCGGGCGGGGCGCGGGGGACGGCCCCGGACGGAGCGCCGGGGAGCCGGTTGGGCGGAGCGCCGGTGACGGGGCCGGCCGGCCCGTCGTCCACCGCCGCCCGGCGCCGCTCCCGGGCCCGGCGGGTGACGGCGGTCGCGGTGGCGGTGGCCGTGCTCGCCGCCGGTTCCGCGGCCGGGGTGTGGTACTTCACCGGGGACCGGGACCACGGGCCCGGGCGCGCCGGGAGCACCGCGCCGCACCCGGCCACCACGCCCCCGGTGACGGCCGGCCCGGCGACGCGCACCGGCCCGCCCTGGGGTCGTACCCCTGTCCGACGGCTCCACCGGTACCCCGCACCCGGGACCGTCCACCGGCGAGCCTCGCCCCCGTCCCCGTCCCTGGGCCCCGCGGCCGCCCGCCCTCCCGGACGGCTGGTTCCGGCTCACCAACGCCGCCAGCCGGATGTGCCTGACGGTCCCCGACGCCGCCGTGAACGCCGCCCAGGGCCTGGTGCAGGCCACGTGCGCCAACGGCACGGAGCAGTTGTGGCGGCTCACCGAGGAGGAGCCGGGGCTGTACTCCGTGCGCAACGCCAAC
It contains:
- a CDS encoding RICIN domain-containing protein codes for the protein MSDGSTGTPHPGPSTGEPRPRPRPWAPRPPALPDGWFRLTNAASRMCLTVPDAAVNAAQGLVQATCANGTEQLWRLTEEEPGLYSVRNANSALCLSVDAARKENGVVITQYLCGDEEHPLFPDQVWGFRWDATYRAWRLVNRHSGKCVTVRPGGGDREQVLQWDCGDESWRLWRT